The region AGTCCGTCATCTGCGTGCCCTCGGCCTGCATGGCGAGCATGACCAGGCGCTCGATGGCCATCTCCGCCGAGCGGGAGTGCAGCGTGCACATACTGCCGCCCTCGCCCTCGCCCATGGCGTGCAGCATCGGCAGCACCTCCTTGCCGCGAACCTCGCCCACGATCACCCGGCGCGCACTCATCCGCAGCGACTGCACGAACAGCTCGTCCAGGGTGACCTCACCGGCCGCCCGTCCGTCCGGGCCCCGCTCGCCGTTGCCCTCACGAGCCTCCATCGCCACCACCGTCGGCCCCTGGGGGTCGGTGTGCAGCCACAGCTCGTACTCGCCCTCCAGCGTCACCACCCTCTCGGACGAGGGGATCTCACGGGCCATCGCGCGCATCAACGACGTCTTGCCCACCCCCTGGCTGCCGGCGACGACGATGTTCTTGCGGGCCAGCACCGCCGCCCGCAGGAACGCGGCCAGCGTGGAGTCGATCGTCCCCCACGCCCGCAGGTCCTCAAGTCCTTGGGAGCGGGTGCGGTGACGGCGGATCACGATCTCCGGGACCGGCGTCACGTAGGCGGTCGCCGCCAGCCGCGACCCGTCCGCCAGGCGCGTGTTGAGCAGCGGGCTGGCCGGGGTGAGCGAACGCTCCCCCTGGCCCTGGGTGCGCACAAGCTGGTTGATCAGCTCGATCAGCTCGCCGTCCGACTCCGCGATCCGCCCAACCCGCTGGGACGGGCGGTCGCGGTAGTCCACCACGACGTTGTCCGCGCCGGAGATGATGATGTTCTCGGTCTCGGTGTCGTCCAGGTAGGGCTGCAGCCGCCCGGCCTGGAACAGCTCGGCGAACACCGCCTGACGAATGGCCTGCTCGTCGCGGGCGCTGAGCGGGGCGGCGGTGGCCGCGTACGCGGTCGCCCACTCGGCGACGATCCGGTTCACCAGGCTCTGCCCCAGCTGCCGGCGGTCCGCCAGACCCATGCCCGGAGTGTCCGCCGAGGCCTGCGCCAGCTGCTCGGCCACCCGCTGCCGCAGCTCGATCACCCGCGCGTACGGCACCGCCAGACCACCCACATGCGCGTCCGGCTCCGCCTGCACCGCCAGGGGGCGGACCGGACCGGGCACGAGCGGGGTGACCGCGGGGGCCGCCGGGGCCACCTGCGGCGCGACCACCCAACCGGCACCGGAAGCGGCCTGCCCTTGCAGCAACGCGTCCTTGAACCGCTCGGTACGCGACGCGCCCGCCCCAGCAGGCGGCAGTGACATGACGTCAGACATACGAGACCTTTCCCGACGGCGTGCCGACGACCGGACGCGGGGCCAACTGGAGCCGGCGCCGGGTTGCCGCGAGCGTGATCTGCTCGTGCGCACTGCGCCCGGCCCGCATCAGCGGCGCCAACGAGAGCTTGCCGCGCAGGCTGCCACCGTCGGTCAGGACCTGCGCGGTCGCGGGATCGTGCGGAAGCGCGGCGAGGACCGGCAGACCCAGGTGGGCGCCGATCTCGGCCGGCCGGTAGGGGCCGTCCTCGATCACCAGCAGGCCCAGCCCGCTGGAGCCGGCGCCGTGACGGTCCAGGTCCGCGCGCAGCGTCTTGACCACCGGCGCGGCCGAGGCCACCGACGGCGCGGTGCCCCGAACCACCAGCAGCACCACATCAGCACGGCGCACCAAAA is a window of Kitasatospora kifunensis DNA encoding:
- a CDS encoding CpaF family protein produces the protein MSDVMSLPPAGAGASRTERFKDALLQGQAASGAGWVVAPQVAPAAPAVTPLVPGPVRPLAVQAEPDAHVGGLAVPYARVIELRQRVAEQLAQASADTPGMGLADRRQLGQSLVNRIVAEWATAYAATAAPLSARDEQAIRQAVFAELFQAGRLQPYLDDTETENIIISGADNVVVDYRDRPSQRVGRIAESDGELIELINQLVRTQGQGERSLTPASPLLNTRLADGSRLAATAYVTPVPEIVIRRHRTRSQGLEDLRAWGTIDSTLAAFLRAAVLARKNIVVAGSQGVGKTSLMRAMAREIPSSERVVTLEGEYELWLHTDPQGPTVVAMEAREGNGERGPDGRAAGEVTLDELFVQSLRMSARRVIVGEVRGKEVLPMLHAMGEGEGGSMCTLHSRSAEMAIERLVMLAMQAEGTQMTDSLAYRLIANAIDFIVYVRLVDETAIGGSRHRFVSQVLEVTGVGEGGRPSRQHVFGPREEAGRREARAVPLMAPQCLEDLERAGFDRRLLQQPWGAWERPLQAVTRL